The Fusarium falciforme chromosome 4, complete sequence genomic interval CTTCATCCTATGAGTGTGAAAATTTACGATGCggacaaaagaaaaaaagagaatgGGAGTGAAAAGGATGAGCGTAACAAAAATATGAAGCGATGAGGCGAAAACTCCACTACTGTCATCGCTCGAACTGAGGTCTCCGCCTACCCACGACATCCAAAAAGCGAAGATTCCCTCGTGAGAGGGGAGACATATCCGAAGATATGGCGTAATTCAGTACCGCTGTACCAAATACTGTACCAATGGTATTATTGTTGCTACTTCGCTGAGAGATGCCGGGTCTTTGTTGGTATAAGAGGAGGATTCATGGATGCCATGGAGCAGGGGTGGTTGAGGCAGCAGCCTGGACGTCACACACAAACAATACACTCTCACTCACGATAAAATGGCGACTCCAATGGCGACTACTTGGCTTTTTGGTATGGCTTCTTCAATTATGGGCGCTGATTTGGCTCAGCAGAGAGGGAACAGTTTCTTTGGTATCGAGGTCTAGGGTGGTGGACGACACAGTCGCATCTTAACAAGGGCCTGGCTCAACGAATTCCATGGCGCAGGCCTTTCATCACAAAAAGATAGAATATTAGAAAGTACGCGGTCCAGAGGGACTAGGATTGATGAGAAGACGGAAATGAAGCTTAAAAAGGACGTTgtagaaaagaagaaaaaaaaaaaaaaagaacggACTTGCGTTCGAACGCTCGACCTTCCACTGGAGCATCACGAACCAAAAAGCGAAGGACCCCCGAAGGGGAGTGGTCTGTTTAGGGAACACGTCTAGGACGGATCCCATCGCGCCATGCGATTCTCTGGTAGAATGCAGCTACTTCGCTGACGGAGGAATTTATTAGACCAGGTTATAAGGGCTTGACTGAAGCGAGTGATTGTGGTCGGATGGCGGTGGTAGCCTGGCGCTGTGTGACGGCGTTCAGCTGCCAAGATCAATCTGGTTGGTGTCGGTGGTGTGGGGCACCACCAAGCGATCAAAGGATGGATGTCAGGATGGCAACCCAGTCAGCATCTAGGAACAAAGACTTCTTGGTGCCGACAGAGGTCAGCGCCAATACAGTACGCATTCAACGTAAGGGGTCTCACGATGATGGGCTTTTGCGCTCACATTCCTAACCTTCACAGCTCATTTGTCCTTAGACAAAGACTCGGGGATTTGTTCTTCCGGCCGACGTTATGGAGGCCCTGACGACCTAGAGCCACCACGTCGACGTCATCGTGGTGGCCAGCTTTCGCCAACAAAGCCGTTTGGCGCCACTTaaactcctcctccttccgcGCCAGAGGTTCTTTTCTACCCGTCAATTAACAATCTGCGATTTCTGTCGGACTGCACTCTGCTGTTTTGCTGCTTTTCTAGAATGGTTACTACCCGACGCGCCGCCAAAGCGGCCGACTCTGCTAGCGACATCACCATGGAACCCGCGAGAACTTCGACTTCCACCCCGCGCACGTCGCCCTTCCTTCCGACGCCTTTCGAGAGAGTCGGCCTGTTATTGTTCCCCGTCGTTCTTGTGTTCGGcaccatcttctccatcctATCTCCCGAGACTCGCTCCGCGCCATACGACCACGTCGCGCAAGCCCACGTCCAAGACATCAAAGTCGCCCCGAGCTACTTTGCGCTCAAGTCCAACATCTTTAACGTTGTCTTTGTCAAGAGAGGCTGGGCATGGATTACTGTCGCCTTTGCGCTCTTCATCTTTACACACCCGAGTACTGCCGACGCGGGACGTCGACTCCGCGCAGTATTGCGATGGGCTGCTGTGACGACTATCTGGATCCTCGTTACGCAGTGGTGCTTTGGCCCCGCTCTGATCGACCGCGGCTTCCGATGGTCGGGCGGCCGATGCGAACTCGCTCGGAGGGAGATTGAGATGGGTGATAGCGGCCTTGGGGAGATGGTGACATCTGTGGCCTGCAAAGCAGCCGGTGGTAAATGGAAGGGCGGTCATGACATATCAGGTcatgtcttcctcctcagcctcggcaCTGCATTCCTCATGCAGGAAGTTGGCTGGGCATTCGGGCGATGGCTCGGGCAGGACGAAGAGAGATGCGTCGTCATGTCGGACGGAGCCCTCAAGAGCGCCAACGTCGAGGCCCAGACATCCCAGGAGCGCGTGGAAGAGCCGTCCCTTGGCGTGGGCGGCAAGTTTGCCGTGGGCGTCATGGGCCTGAGCGTATGGATGCTTCTTATGACGGCCATCTACTTCCACACTTGGTTCGAGAAGGTGAGTTTGCCCTGGCATTTGTTAATGTGTCTGAACTAACGATTTGAAGTTTACGGGACTCTTGACCGCAGCTACAGGCTTTTACATTGTGTACATTGTGCCTCGATTTGTGCCTGCTGTTAGACAGGTCATTGGACTCCCAGGGATATAAACGAATCTAATGTGACGAGACATACGGGTATGAGTGGCGATGGCCAGCGTAATTAGATActagagataaataatatgTATTAACTTTCTGAACATTGCTGTTTCGGCTGCTTTCAACGTGATGTGGTTTCTGGCGTTGATGAGACAATCCTGTGTGCTGGGAGGCGCATCGAACGACGCTGGGCGGGATATGTTATTCTGTTAGTCACCCTTCAATACGGCAGCTGATTCAACAAGATTTCTGACGCAGATGAATAGGGATAGTTGAACCGCACCCGGGAGAAGGCTTGACCCCATGGTGAGGCAGAAAAGGAGCCCTGAAGTCGACACTCTGGATAGTCGGTTTCTTAGGGTTAAAAGGGGAGTAGAATATAGAAGATGAGATAGGTAACCAAAAAAGCCCAGACAGTGAATAATATTTGATACAGAGATACATATGTAGAAACGGGAAAGCCAAGTGGTGATGCACACACACAGATGAAAGATTGCCAGGGGCGCAAGAGCGGATGACAACTCATACTTGGGCCGATGCCACCGATTCTTCAAACAAAGACAACCCTTAAATCGTGCAAACCGATTTTTGTTGATTGAACACTATGACTTACGAGATACCATGTTTGAGTGGTTGAGGTCTTAGCTGGTATTTTATTTTTGTTACTCGTTCTGAACTACGCAATTCTCGGACGTTGCAGCCTGCAGAGATCAAAGCGACATAAGGAACGTTCAATGAACAAGAATCGACAGGATTCCGGTGTGAATACTCGCCCTGAGACCTGTAATCACCTGTGGGAGTTGCGTCGCATTGATCCACATGTATTGCAGCGACGGGGGACGCGAAGGGCGACAACCCAAGTATCAAGCGTGTAGAGGAATTGCCGTAAGGCGAAGAATAAGCAGATGTTTTAGAACATGTTAGGAGGGAAACTTGTTAATGAACTTTCAAATGAGGCGAATGGTTCCGAATAAAGGGTCACCGCTGTTGGAAGAGTTTGGACGTTGCTTATCCCCTGAGTAGTCGAGTTCCATTGTCCAGTACCTGAAGTCTTTGGAGAACCCTGCGTCACCCTGTTGAACACATAATTTTGAGCTATTGATATATAGCAAGAATTCATTGTACTGCGTCGAGTTGCGTATCCAAGTATTGTGTTGTAGTCCGACAGGGGTTGCTATATTCTATCCAGGACTGTATGGCGACTCTTCTACGACCGCCACTGCGTTGCAAGCATTCCGGTTGGATGAATCGAATTTGATTGAATTCACCATGGGTGTTTTAGTACGAAACAGAAACAATGCTTGAACCTCGCGTCTTTGTGGGTTGGTTTATGGTCAAAGTTGAAAGCCTCACTCCCCCAATGACGTCTACTAGTTGTGGCCAACGATATAGCATAGAAAGTAGAAGACTAATTTGAGTGAAATCGTGAGTAGGTAGAGATATAGCAAGCCTAAAGCTTACTGTTTTCAAAGAAAACGAAGCTGACACCTGAGAACGGACTCTATCCATATAATAGGGTCGCGGATATGCACAAAAGCGATTTCAGCAatgttaattaattagttttacaATGATTAAAACTTAGCACGTTAACTGAAGAGGGATTGGTTCGGCAGCAAACACGCCCAGGCATTGTTTTTCGAGTGTTGAGGAGGGGGATTATAGCTAGTTGTAGAGGCGAGCATCCAAAGTAGGAAACCCATGAAGAACGGGACCTGCATGCTGGCGAGAAGATAAGAGTCTctgtggagatggagatgttgGCTTGACTGAGTCGACCTTGAGCGAGAGGATTGTGGACAGAATTCCCCAGTCCCTTCAGTGTCGTCAACTTGTGAAGCTGAGACGGAGAGGACATGGCAAAGTGGTCGGCGTGCACGAGTTACGGGGAACTTGTTGTCGCGAAATTATGTGATATTGAGTTGCAGCTTTATTATCTCTTGTTCGTCAAACTGGTGCGATTTTGACAATTTTACCACGGTGCTATTGGCCGTTGCCGTTGGCTGTCTTGAAGGATGAAAAATTGCTTGCCGAGATGACGGAGACCAACGTTCGTATTAACTTACTGACATTGCGAAAGACCTTGCAACCGAGTAGAATGACCAGCAGCAAACCTGGTGCACCACCAAGTTGAGGAGATGCCCAAGTCTAAGACGATTGCACTCTAGTACATGGGGGTTAGTTGCAGTGTTGGAGATGTGGTCGTGAAGTATTCGCTGAAGGTTCGATTAGCCAAGGTTTGGGCACCCGTTGACAACTTAGGACGGAAAACGAAAAGCGCGCACCTGCGTGGTTGGGCTGTGGTTATCTGCACGGTAGATGGATGTGATGTGACAGCAAAGTATGACAGGCTGTTGGAGTAGGTTTCATGGGTTCAAAGTAGCGCTGACATTTGGGAGCCATGTTCCTCTCAAGAAACGACTCAAGGCTTCTATTTGACAATTTCCAGGCATCATGATTAATTCCTACCGTCGTTTATGAGAAAAACTGGGCGGTGACAAGTCGCCCACCTCTACTGGCGCCTTACATGTTATCATGCAATTGAATGGCCGGCTGATAAAAGTGACCCTCACATCCGTGCCACGTCAGAAGCGAGATGAGGACAATTACTTGGCCAGAGGCAGCGATTATTGTCAGCACAAGGCCCCCGCGTTCTGGCCACAAGATTGAGGAATGAACGATGGTCTTAAACTAGGCAGACAGAATACAAAGTAAAGAGGGGATGATGGAGGCAAGGTCGTCAAGGGCAACTTGTCTCGGTCGCAACGAAACGCACTCGAACGTCTACCCAACAGGTCCAAGATCCACAGCAGACAACAAGCCCGAGCAATCGGGGACCGGAAAGAGCCTGTCGGCCGATAAATTAGAAATCAGGGATTCCCGCCCATCCCATGGGCCATGTCAGGCCACCAGGCTACAGCCTTTAAATAGGCACCAGAATATCTCTCGCCGTTAGGCATCAGGTTTGTGCCGTATAAGTTGTCGTACTCCGTGACGCGTCCTCAGAGGGAGTAAGCTTTGGAGCAAATCAAAGGCAGCAGATTCCTATTGCAGTTTAGGCGGCGACAATGCGCGAGATTGTGAGTTTTTGGCAATTTGCATGATCTTCTTTTTTTGGGTTGCGAAATCTGACGACTCCCCTTTCTGATCAGGTACACCTTCAAGTCGGCCAATGTGTAAGAAATCCCACCCCCTGTTTGCTTTGATGGTGTAGATGTTGATTTTCATCGCAGGGCAATCAAATTGGAACAAACTTTTGGTACTGCAGCAGTTGCTTGACTTTCAAGGAACAGCAGAGCTGACCCCTTCTAGGCAAACCGTTTCTGGTGAACATGGAATTGATCTGGATGGAGCGTGAGTTTCCCGACTTTTGACTTCTCACTCATTGCTCAACTCTGCGCAGATACAACGGTACATCGGACGTTCAACTAGAGCGACTCAACGTCTACTTCAACGAAGCAAGTCACTTTTACACCGCCTCACATAGACAAGGCCCGCTAAATGGTAGTTACTTTCTAGGCAACGGGCAGCAAGTATGTTCCCCGTGCAGTCCTCATCGACTTGGAGCCTGGCCCCCTGGATAGCATCCGCGCCGGGCCTATGGGGCAACTGTTTCGCCCTGACAACTTTGTCTCGGGGGCTGATAGCGCCGGAAACAACTGGGCTAAGGGGCATTATTCGGAAGGTGCTGAGATCGTCGATGAGGTAGTTGATGTGGTGAGAAGAGAGGCTGAAGGTTGCGACCACCTTCAGGGCTTTCAGCTCTCCCACTCTCTCGGCGGAGGCAGTGGCTCAGGAATGGGCACCCTCCTgctggccaagatcaaggaggaaTTCCCTGACCGCATGATCGCCACCTATTCAGTtctcccatcaccaaccgtTTCCAACACGGTCGTTGAACCGTACAACACCACCTTGGCTCTAAACCAGCTCATTGAAAACTCTGACGAAACGTTTTGCCTCGACAACAAGGCCCTCGTCGACATCTGTACCAGGAGCCTCAAGATCGCCACCCCGTCCTACTCGGACCTTAACTTTCTGATTGCCAAGGTCATGGCGGGTGTGACGACGTGTTTCCGCTTCCCTGGCCAACTTAACTCGGATCTTCGCAAAATGGCCGTCAACATGATTCCGTTTCCTCGACTGCACTTCTTCATGGTTGGCTTTGCGCCTCTGATGAGCCGGGATAGTCGGTCATTTCAGCATCTGACTGTGCCTTCACTTGCCCAGCAGATTTTTGATCCGAAGAACATGATGGCGGATTCTGATTTCCGCAATGGAAGATATCTTGCTTGCTCTGCTATTTTGTGAGTCATGCCTGGTAGGGATGTTGACATTGACGTTGCTAACTTGATTCAGCCGTGGCCGCCTGTCAACCAAGGAAATCGAAGACCAGATGCTCAACGTGCAATCCAAGAACTCTTCGTATTTCGTCGATTGGATCCCCAACAATGTACAAACCGCGTTGTGCTCCGTACCCCCACAGGGACTCAGCATGGCAGCCACCTTCGTGGGCAACTCGACCGCTATCCAGGAAGTGTTTAAGCACGTGGCGGACCAATTCTCAGCCATGTTCCGCCGCAAGGCCTTCCTGCACTGGTACACGGGCGAGGGAATGGACGACATGGAATTCACGGAAGCAGAGTCTAATATGCACGACTTGATATCCGAGTATCAGCAGTATCAGGACGCCAGCGCTGACGACGAGGCTGCTGAatacgaagaggaggaagttgCCGCTGAGTGATGGGGATGCATGTTTGGGATTCTTTCGATTTTTTAATTGGTCATGGTCTTTTGTTgaaaaatatctatatatctaaatagCCGCTTTTCTATCTACTTCTCTTGGCAACTCATATCTAGGACATGGTATTACTTTGGTACTTCAGACGACTTGACATACATGGTGTCAAATTCAACGTGTTTCCATTTGCCGGTCTCAGTGTTGAGAGAGAGATTGGTGTGCTTGACCTCTCCGTATCGGAGTGCGCCGGACTCAACTTGCCCGTCAGCAACTGGTCTATGAAGGTGGTTCTCACCAGATAGAACAGTGAAGTTTGCCAGAGGAATATCCCAGGGGTTACGAGTAGTCACCGAAGGAGAGCCTGGGTCTGTCAGTAGCTGTGTCAAGGCTTCAGAGGAATACTCACCATAGAACTGCGCCGTGACCTTTTTGGGACTGACGTCAAGACGAAAGTATCCCCGGTAGTATCCTTCCTGCCACATCAACTCGGGGTTGCTCTCGACTCTCTCGCGAGCTGCCTCTCCGGCATTGGGCTCGATGGGGCCGTTGACACCACTGGAGCTGACGGCAGTGCCAGCAAACTCGACACCGATACTTCCAGAGCCGGTCTTGTTGTCGTAGTCGTGGTTTCCTAACCAGACCAGATCCGAGACCTTTAGAGGTTAGCTTTGAAGAGCCGACTTGCAGTCAAGAAGCTTACCCAGTTCTGGTGGCTGTCTCCAGCGAGGAAAATATTGTTGCCGATTTCGTTATCATAAAGATGTTCCAGAGTTCGATTTCTGTTGGCAACGTATCCCTTGCGTGGTGTAAGTGCCTCAAGTTGATACCCAGATAAGGTATGACTTACACTCCAATTGTCACTCGGCAGAATCTCCCCATTACCCCAGTTCTCAGTGATGCGAGAAAATATGATTTGGTTTCCAATGATTCTCCAAGCTGCACCTCGCTCTTGGGACTTGCTGAGGGACCTGTAGAACCAATTCTCCTGACGTCCCCCCATCAAGGTGCGACTGGGGTCGTCACGGATCAAGTCAACATATTCATCGTTCCAGCCTACACCTAGTCAGTAGTGATATATATCAGGGGAAAGTGACCTACCAAGCGAGGTGATGCTGCGGTCATAGTTTCGCgtgtcgaggatgatgagatccAGGAGCTTGCCCATCTGGAAGGATCTCCAGACTCTCAGGCCATCGTCCAAATCCGTTTGCCTAAGTTTTGTTAGCGACACAATAGTTCTTTGAAGGATTCAATTTCATACCGAATAGGCATCCACTCAAAGTATGCTCGCACGGCATTGACCTTTCGAGTGTCAACGCTGACCTTGGGACCTTCGTTTAGGAAGGAATCCTCAGTGTTGTTCATGTGGGAGAAGCCATCCCGGTAGCCGTTGTCAGCGAACTCTGTCTTGATGTTAGTTGGACTTTTGGCAGCTTGATAGATGCAGCCTACCGTGGTCGTCCCAGGTAGGAATCCAGGCAAAGTTTTGTGAAAGGAGCTGTAGGTCGGGGTCGGTGCGATACTGGAGCAGCACATTAGATCTTACATTGTCTGAGTCCCACTTTTGGGATATTACCTGTCCATGTCGAGTACGGTAGTCATGCAGAGTAAAAATAGTCTTGGCTGGCATAGTGGCCCTCTCTCCGTCCCGGCCAGTCTCGTAGATGTAGTCACCTAGGTGGATAACGTAGTCGTGCTCATCCTTTCTAGCGGCATTTCCATACGCATTGAAATATCCATTGGCTGGATAAAGTCAGTAGCCATCTTCAAGCATCGGGTTGAAGTCTCTTACGGTAGTTGCTGCAAGAGAAAACAGCAAAGCTTAGGTCGTGGACAGCATCGTCGGCTGTCGGAGCTGTCTTGGTACGACCCACGACACTCTTCTTATCGGAACCACAGATTGTGAATTGATAGTAGTAGACAGTGAGAGGCTTCAAGTCAGGAGCCTCAACCTATTAACGCCTCAGTCAGAATCTTTGCTAGCAGAGCTATGATGTCTCACCTTGACTGTGTAGTCAATATCAGACGTCGTATATGCTCGGCCACTCGTCACACGGTTCGCCTCTCCCTCTGACGGATCGGAGTCATAGACATCCCAGTCCAAGCAAATGGGATGGGGATCAGCCTTTATGTACTTTTCCGTCTCATGGCTGTAGTATCCCGCTGTGCCGTCTACCACCTTGGTGCTCTCACTTGACTTGGCCGAGGGGGCGACTCGAGTCCAAAGAACGACACTGTCGGCCCATGGGTCTCCAGAGGCTACGCCATGAGTGAATTCAAGGTCGGAGGGCTCGTACAGAACGTTGCCGCGCTTCATGGATCGACGTTTTACCAGGGGCACGTCGATGCCAAGGCGAATGTGACGGCGGGAGGGACTGGCATAGTTGAGGTTACCGTCGAACGCAGCCAATACTGTCGTGGCCAAGAGGCCGGTTGCGTATACAAGCGTAGTCCTCATCTTGGCGATTGTCAAGGAAGATGGTCTTGTGCTTGGGCTCTGTGGCTGCAGCCAAACTTATCAACATCATTTAAGCCCAGTCCACCCCGCCTGTGCCTCTTACTGCTCGAATATGCCCCTCCAGTCTGGCAGCCAACAGTTCGCTTCGTCTCCTACACGTTTCTTGCGCCGGTTACATCACCACTCCCATTTGTAGCATTACACGTCAACCAGGCCTTATCTACCGGTCACGAAAGAGGCAGCGATGTGAGAGGGAGATATCCAATGACCAACGTCAGGATTGTAAGCATCGAATACTAGGAGCAAACTCATTGCACGTGGTTGTCGGAGTTTTGAGACTGACTGACCATCGTGGTGTCGTTCGGGCAGCTAATTGGCTGTCAAGGATGTATCAACGTTGGACATTGTCTAGCCGTGATTGGAGTGGTATGGATCAAGATCGCATAGTGGATCGGTCAAGATGCGACTCCATACAAAGTTAGGTTATCTTAATCTAGATCACTATCTGTTAATATTCCCGGTTGGATAGTCGGACTTGGTTCATGCCGAGGCGATGAGGTGATTGCCAGAGAACAGGTAcgaaaggtattataattagtcaaaatattaataagtttacaAAATTAGtcaaggtaatataaaaagctaataagtgTAAATTAGATAGTTAAGCTTggtttattaaagtatttaagcttgagattatttacttataatctCATAGAATTTCATTcaagcttattaaaattagcaGGGAATCATAAGTCTCATTATATACCTATCTAGAGGATGCTCGGGCTATGATAAATATGGCTTTCTCACACGTTTGGAGAGATGTCAATGGCATGTCATCAGTTGATTGATGGTCACCCATTTGAGCCACTCAGACCCTCGTCGCCGCTTTCAAGGAGTGAAGGGACGATGAGGAACAAGTCATGCTCTAGGTAAATGACTTGATGCCATCTGCATCCAATAGTCTGATAGCCATCAAAAGGCCTGGCAGATTCAGCGGATAACCGAGATATACGAAAGGGCAACCAGAACATAGTCTGGCCAGAAGTCGACTCGGACAGCGCTGGCGGATTCATTGACGCCTTTTCCGGGGTGGATGAATAGGCCAGACTGTGGGATTTGAGCATGGCTTAGAGACTCCTCTTCTCCAACACTATCATGGAGTGGTTCCCTTATCTGCAGGTCCTTATCATGTTCGAGAATCTCCTGATGGCTTTTTCAAAAGCTGGTGCGACGTTCTGTTCATTCAGGAGACGTTGACGGCCAGAAATAGGAGCTCTGGTGTCCTCGCTAGCGAGAATATCGCAGGTTTCGTCTACGGTGTGACCAGGATGGTTGAGCAGTAGCGTTTTGGAGCTCCTCGAACCGAGGTCAGTCGCTACCTAACCTTCTAATCTATGCATTTTCCCGTGGAGTAGATGACATGACCCTCCGATCAACGGACAGGGAAGCCAGGGATCGCTTGAGCCTCCTGAACCTTGGCAGCGACGCGAAGGAACTTGGGATCCACCCCGACTACGACAACACTTTGTGGTGACGCCTTTATCGAAACCTGGTCGGCTATTCCTTCAGGCGAGTTTCCTTATCTGAGCATAATACGGATGACTCCCTGCCAGTGAGCCGGCTACTTGGTGAGACTCGGGGACTACCAGGTGCTGCTGGCTGAGGAACCGCCCTCCTGGGTTTTTGACTGGGGGGAACAGTTCTTCGGGAATGTGGCTGTAGACAGGCCCTTACGGCATGCGGCGACATGGCCAGCACGGAATGGGCTTCTACCATGGATTCGGGTTGTACTGCTATATGCCGGAATAGGATCACCATTTGGTATTTGCTCTTTAGACCTCACATATGGGCAAATGAGATATCTACATGtggattaattaataacctcttctaGCTAGACTAGCCAATCATTATATCACGCTGCGCTCTCTTCAGGAATGCGTTATACCGCACGAGCTTCTGAGTATTCGACAACCATAGTCGTTGTTTGGAGAATCCCCTTGTCACTTCTCCCGTCATCGTTACTTGACTTGTCATCCAAGCTCCCCGACTTTCCTTCCCGTCGCCACCCGAAGCCACCCTCGGCCTCAGCTGTTGTGGTGAAGGGGTCGTCGAATTGGGTGTAGGGCGCCCTGTTGGCTGACCTCCCCCCTGTGCCTCCTCCAATGGTTCGAAGCTCGTGGCCCGAGGAGAGGCCCGTTTTCGACTTGCCTGTGCTGGTTCCTCTGCTGCTGGAGAGTAGGCGGGGAGCAACCGTCTTGACGAAGTGGCGGAGTGTTGATAGGCATGCGCACATGATGAGAAGGTTTGCTTCGACGCAGCTGTTTCAACGGTTGGTCAGTGAATGCAAGAAGATGAGGGGTAGGGAACAAACATCCAAGCGTGGATTGGGCCACCACCCCAGGTTGTGTCGACGGCGTCGAGCTGGGAGATGAGAAGAGCGAGTCGGACCATGGAGGTGATGACGGTTCTACAACTGTCAATATCTAGGCATTCATCGAACGACACAAGACTTACGCAGAACCAATGGCAAAGAGGCACAGAAgggcggccttcttcttaGCCGACAGATGAAGTCCAACAATCATCGGTATCGGGATGGCAATGATTAAGACATCAGTTGCAACACCCAACCCCGCAGTCGCCTGAAACATGGCCGGTCGATCGATGCAAGAACCTACATCGACAGGAATATTCAGATCCCAAGATTTGCGGAAAGGCGTGCATGGGAAGACGGAG includes:
- a CDS encoding Tubulin beta chain, which translates into the protein MREIVHLQVGQCGNQIGTNFWQTVSGEHGIDLDGAYNGTSDVQLERLNVYFNEASHFYTASHRQGPLNVLIDLEPGPLDSIRAGPMGQLFRPDNFVSGADSAGNNWAKGHYSEGAEIVDEVVDVVRREAEGCDHLQGFQLSHSLGGGSGSGMGTLLLAKIKEEFPDRMIATYSVLPSPTVSNTVVEPYNTTLALNQLIENSDETFCLDNKALVDICTRSLKIATPSYSDLNFLIAKVMAGVTTCFRFPGQLNSDLRKMAVNMIPFPRLHFFMVGFAPLMSRDSRSFQHLTVPSLAQQIFDPKNMMADSDFRNGRYLACSAIFRGRLSTKEIEDQMLNVQSKNSSYFVDWIPNNVQTALCSVPPQGLSMAATFVGNSTAIQEVFKHVADQFSAMFRRKAFLHWYTGEGMDDMEFTEAESNMHDLISEYQQYQDASADDEAAEYEEEEVAAE